The following proteins are co-located in the Pedobacter sp. FW305-3-2-15-E-R2A2 genome:
- a CDS encoding DinB family protein: protein MIDFANELRKAYSGDAWHGNNISMVIAAVKAGQAFAHPIPGAHSIAELVLHLSSWTEEVISRLSGNLPKEPQKGDWPVPLHKTEAQWKAILADFSQINENLLILVTQFSEEQWSAKLFTGRMPTAALNHFELLNGLIQHYAYHGGQIALLSKF, encoded by the coding sequence ATGATTGATTTTGCTAACGAATTAAGGAAGGCCTATTCTGGTGATGCCTGGCACGGTAATAACATTTCAATGGTTATTGCCGCGGTAAAAGCAGGGCAGGCCTTTGCACATCCAATCCCTGGCGCGCATTCCATTGCTGAATTGGTGCTGCACCTGAGTTCCTGGACGGAAGAAGTGATTTCAAGGTTATCAGGAAATCTACCTAAAGAGCCGCAAAAGGGGGATTGGCCAGTCCCATTGCATAAAACTGAAGCGCAATGGAAAGCTATTCTCGCTGATTTTAGTCAGATAAATGAAAATTTACTGATTTTAGTAACGCAATTTTCTGAAGAACAATGGTCTGCTAAATTATTTACCGGGCGGATGCCGACAGCCGCGTTGAATCATTTTGAACTTTTAAACGGTTTAATTCAGCATTATGCTTATCATGGAGGGCAGATCGCCTTGCTATCGAAATTTTAA
- a CDS encoding FAD-dependent protein, translated as MQKEIEITLAPEDVGEEAQLKNSLSSALHVDISKIKGYKILKRSIDARSRKVIYRLQVRVFIEEEPLPEVFAVNYPNVSNNKHVIIVGAGPAGLFAALQCIENGLKPIVLERGKDVKQRRRDLAAINKEGIVNTESNYCYGEGGAGTYSDGKLYTRSNKRGDINKVLQIFVAHGATDDILVDARPHIGTNKLPHIITAIREQILNAGGEVRFDQKVTDILVDFGKIKGVVVNGHDQLLADAVILATGHSARDIYELLHQKNILVEAKPFALGVRIEHPQAIIDAAQYHCDIRSEFLPPAYYSLVEQVGSRGVFSFCMCPGGIIAPCATYENEIVVNGWSPSKRNNPFANSGTVVQITLDDVKGDDPLRMMHFQAEIEKTAFQLGGGNLVAPGQRMVDFVENKISADLPKNSYLPGTKSVMLKETLPDFVASSLRNALPLFGKKMRGYYTNEAILVGVESRSSSPVRIPRDKETFQHPQVSGLFPCAEGAGYAGGIVSAAIDGVNCANAVLKYI; from the coding sequence AGCTCTACATGTCGATATCTCCAAAATAAAGGGGTACAAAATCCTTAAAAGATCCATTGACGCCCGTTCCAGAAAGGTGATTTATCGTTTGCAGGTCAGGGTTTTTATTGAGGAGGAGCCATTGCCCGAAGTTTTTGCGGTAAATTATCCGAATGTCAGTAACAACAAACACGTAATTATTGTCGGCGCTGGACCTGCAGGCTTATTTGCTGCATTGCAGTGTATTGAGAACGGACTGAAACCGATTGTTTTGGAGCGTGGTAAAGATGTGAAGCAAAGGAGACGCGATTTGGCAGCCATCAACAAAGAAGGTATCGTAAATACCGAATCCAACTATTGCTATGGTGAAGGCGGGGCAGGAACTTATTCTGACGGTAAGCTTTATACCCGTTCTAATAAACGTGGGGATATCAATAAGGTATTGCAGATCTTTGTAGCGCATGGCGCCACAGATGATATATTGGTGGATGCGCGACCCCATATTGGGACGAATAAACTTCCGCATATCATTACTGCCATCAGGGAACAGATCCTGAATGCAGGTGGTGAGGTTCGTTTCGACCAAAAGGTAACGGATATTCTGGTTGACTTTGGGAAAATAAAGGGAGTTGTAGTGAACGGACACGATCAGCTATTAGCGGATGCGGTGATTCTGGCCACCGGCCACTCTGCAAGAGATATTTACGAATTATTACATCAAAAGAATATTCTGGTTGAAGCGAAACCTTTCGCGTTAGGAGTAAGGATTGAACACCCGCAAGCAATTATTGATGCGGCACAATACCATTGCGACATTAGAAGTGAATTCCTGCCCCCTGCTTATTATAGTTTGGTGGAGCAGGTAGGGAGCAGGGGCGTGTTTTCTTTTTGTATGTGTCCCGGGGGGATTATTGCTCCTTGTGCGACTTATGAAAATGAGATTGTAGTGAATGGTTGGTCTCCTTCCAAAAGGAATAATCCGTTTGCTAATTCGGGGACTGTTGTACAAATCACGCTGGACGATGTAAAAGGAGATGATCCTTTAAGAATGATGCATTTTCAGGCGGAGATCGAAAAGACTGCATTCCAGCTTGGGGGAGGAAATCTGGTAGCGCCCGGACAAAGGATGGTGGACTTTGTCGAGAATAAAATTTCAGCTGACTTGCCTAAGAACTCTTACTTGCCAGGAACTAAAAGTGTCATGCTTAAAGAAACCCTTCCGGATTTTGTAGCTTCCAGTCTAAGGAATGCATTGCCGCTGTTTGGGAAAAAGATGAGGGGTTATTATACCAATGAGGCTATTCTCGTCGGTGTGGAAAGCAGAAGTTCATCGCCTGTGCGTATTCCAAGAGACAAAGAGACCTTTCAGCATCCCCAGGTATCAGGTTTATTCCCTTGTGCGGAAGGAGCAGGATATGCGGGTGGAATTGTATCTGCGGCGATTGACGGGGTAAACTGTGCAAATGCTGTTCTAAAATACATTTAA
- a CDS encoding CoA-binding protein, which translates to MTNTLIIGASPNPMRYAYKAAHMLKAKGHDIINVGIKKGEVAGVAIEKPGLPHDDVDTITLYIGEEIQHLYYDYILETKPRRVIFNPGTENPELETLLNNNGIEPVEACTLVLLATGQY; encoded by the coding sequence ATGACCAATACCTTAATTATTGGGGCTTCCCCAAATCCAATGCGCTATGCTTATAAGGCTGCACATATGTTAAAAGCTAAAGGGCACGATATTATAAATGTAGGAATCAAGAAAGGAGAGGTTGCAGGGGTGGCTATAGAAAAGCCGGGACTGCCACATGATGATGTAGATACCATTACCTTATATATAGGAGAGGAAATACAGCACTTGTATTATGATTATATTCTTGAGACAAAGCCCAGAAGGGTCATCTTTAATCCGGGAACAGAAAATCCGGAACTGGAAACGCTGTTGAATAACAATGGCATAGAGCCGGTTGAGGCTTGCACTTTAGTTTTATTGGCTACAGGGCAATATTAA